GGGAATCCCGGCCGGGAAAGAACAAAAAAATGGAGCGGGATACCGGGTTCGAACCGGCGACATCCAGCTTGGGAAGCTGGCGCTCTACCAACTGAGCTAATCCCGCTCGGACGAGGCGTAGTTTATCACCATCAGTATCCCGTGTCAACGAGTTTCCATCTTTTCCCCTATCCAGGGCCGGGAAAAGGAAATACTCGAAGGATGCGCAGGAACGAGCAGTTCAAAGAGATTCCCCCCGGGTCCTCTACCCTTCCTTGACGGGCAGGACAAAGCTGGAAAGGTGCCGGAGACCACTTCGCGGACAGGCTGCCCGTCACTCGCGGACGAACGCCCCGGCGTTGCGAGCATCAAGCCGCCCATTGCATCAACAAGACCATTGGACTTCATCGCCAAAAGCGATAGAATAGACACGTTTTGATTTGGTCCTTGACAAGGGCCAGGCATTCTGGCACCATACCCGCGGTAGGTGAATTTTTTTTCAGATAAAACCGGGGGGAGGAGTCCGCTATGGCCGCAAAATCGGATGATGACGCACGCAACAAGGCACTCGATATCGCAGTGGCACAACTCGAAAAGCAGTTCGGGCGGGGGACATTACTGCGCCTTGGCGATGATCACTTCGTCCAGAAGGTGCCGGCCATTTCCACAGGGAGTCTCTCGCTGGACATCGCCACGGGCGTCGGCGGATTTCCACGGGGACGCGTCGTCGAGATATTCGGACCTGAAGCCTCCGGGAAAACGACATTGGCATTACACGCAGTAGCAAATGCGCAGAAGCAGAACGGTATTGCCTGCTACATCGATGCTGAACACGCCCTGGACCCCGCGTTCGCACAGAAGATCGGCGTCGATGTTGACAATCTCCTCGTATCCCAGCCCGACACCGCCGAACAGGCCCTCGAGATCTGCGAAGCCTTGGTACGCAGCAATGCGGTCGATATTATCGTAATTGATTCTGTCGCCGCGATGGTCCCCAAGGCCGAGGTCGAGGGCGACATGGGAGACGCCCATGTAGGCCTGCAAGCGCGCCTTATGTCGCAGGCGCTCCGCAAACTCACGGCCGCCATCAGCCGCTCTAAAACCCTGGTCATCTTCATCAACCAGATCCGCATGAAGATCGGCGTCATGTTTGGAAGCCCCGAAACCACTACCGGCGGCCAGGCACTCAAGTTCTACGCCTCCATGCGCGTCGAAATCAGACGTATTTCCTCTGTAAAGGACAAGGAAGAGAGCGT
The sequence above is drawn from the Candidatus Hydrogenedentota bacterium genome and encodes:
- the recA gene encoding recombinase RecA — protein: MAAKSDDDARNKALDIAVAQLEKQFGRGTLLRLGDDHFVQKVPAISTGSLSLDIATGVGGFPRGRVVEIFGPEASGKTTLALHAVANAQKQNGIACYIDAEHALDPAFAQKIGVDVDNLLVSQPDTAEQALEICEALVRSNAVDIIVIDSVAAMVPKAEVEGDMGDAHVGLQARLMSQALRKLTAAISRSKTLVIFINQIRMKIGVMFGSPETTTGGQALKFYASMRVEIRRISSVKDKEESVGNRVRAKVVKNKLSPPFRTAEFEILFDEGISEEGDVLDMAIAEKLIQKSGSWFSLDGENLGQGRENTRIFLKDHPEIVEKLTNEILRTKQLKWFESSEAATTEEKAEVPD